Proteins from a genomic interval of Desulfovibrio piger:
- a CDS encoding MFS transporter, translating to MSMRSPAPSLGKVEFLVLLWTTFAAFAALYGPQPLLPVIQQHFGVGSQSASLLMTLAILPLGLAPVCYGYILNLCSTRRLLQLTTALCALVLLAASFTTAFWQLLALRTLTGLLVPAILLALMTHISLHSRQESLQRAMAIYTTTTMFGAFLGRIGSGFITSWLGWQAAFLTYALLLGSALPCLLLLQRTRSAQHDVFSPAHLLGVLRQPGLLLLILIGPLCIFAHASVLNLAPFRMRELLPDAGSWATGLLYVPAFICSLLGIFSKKIMRLLHGEMRTIRCGVLLFLASVPSLLPSSPLSLLLAIFGMTTGFVLVYTTLPGVVNRMSLAEKNMTNGVYLSVYYTFSALGTWLPVMVYSHFGIVSYVLCLTGVFALALSLVRKNLTINL from the coding sequence ATGTCCATGCGTTCACCGGCCCCCAGCCTGGGCAAGGTGGAATTCCTTGTCCTGCTCTGGACGACCTTTGCGGCCTTTGCCGCTCTTTATGGTCCCCAGCCTCTGCTGCCGGTCATCCAGCAACATTTCGGGGTCGGCAGCCAGTCTGCCAGTCTGCTCATGACGCTGGCAATCCTGCCGCTGGGGCTGGCGCCGGTCTGCTATGGCTATATCCTCAACCTGTGCAGTACCCGCCGCCTTTTGCAGCTGACCACAGCTCTGTGCGCTCTTGTCCTGCTGGCAGCCTCGTTTACGACGGCCTTCTGGCAGCTGCTGGCCCTGCGCACCCTGACCGGGCTGCTGGTCCCTGCCATCCTGCTGGCCCTGATGACGCACATCTCCCTGCACAGCCGGCAGGAGTCCCTGCAACGGGCCATGGCCATCTATACCACGACCACCATGTTCGGGGCCTTCCTGGGCAGGATAGGTTCCGGTTTCATCACCAGCTGGCTTGGGTGGCAGGCCGCCTTCCTGACATATGCCCTTCTGCTGGGATCTGCACTGCCCTGCCTCCTGCTTTTGCAGCGGACCAGGAGCGCACAGCATGACGTTTTCTCCCCGGCCCACCTGTTAGGGGTGCTGCGCCAGCCGGGCCTGCTGCTGCTCATCCTCATCGGCCCCCTGTGCATCTTCGCGCATGCCTCTGTCCTGAACCTGGCGCCCTTCCGTATGCGGGAACTCCTGCCTGATGCCGGCAGCTGGGCTACAGGCCTGCTCTATGTCCCTGCCTTCATCTGCTCCCTGCTGGGGATCTTTTCCAAAAAGATCATGCGGTTGCTGCACGGTGAGATGCGCACGATCCGTTGCGGCGTCCTGCTCTTCCTCGCCTCTGTCCCGAGCCTTCTCCCTTCGAGCCCGCTCTCCCTGCTCCTGGCCATATTCGGTATGACGACGGGCTTCGTACTGGTCTACACCACGCTGCCCGGCGTGGTGAACCGCATGAGCCTGGCCGAAAAGAACATGACCAATGGCGTCTATCTTTCCGTTTACTACACCTTCAGCGCCCTGGGGACCTGGCTGCCTGTCATGGTCTACAGCCACTTCGGCATCGTTTCCTATGTCCTCTGCCTCACGGGCGTCTTCGCTCTGGCCCTTTCCCTCGTCCGCAAGAACCTCACCATCAACCTATAA
- a CDS encoding sigma 54-interacting transcriptional regulator has translation MGIQLLPQQLVPLMPILDAMSDGVLVVDASGSIIAVNKSMRRFYQGGETPFPGYPLADFNAADWVEAKRVLTSGKPLLGQTMHLPAATVVANRLPILQNGKVAGVVCAMQEISSLDAVVRQLGAYRELDSQLKGLLEALPQAVLVTDAEGRILRVNAPCCRLCAMERDSLQGRNVRELEKDFPELAVEVAHCLQRALPAQSIARCQGRPLLLWSVPSLDNHKKPRFVVVSLMDLERFDYVRQQLEDSRRSAEEAEAVAHGGDIFSQVTQEVGMVVRSAAIRRVVDRAIKVSQTDSSVLLQGESGVGKSMLAAIVHRLSPRKSGPFVSINCGAIPEQLMESELFGYERGAFSGANPKGKTGLLEAAHGGTVFFDEIGELPLPMQVKLLEALDKHAFLRVGGTKPVSVDVRIVAATNRNLAEDVEQGRFRKDLFYRLNVIPILIPPLRERKEDIYALALDMLDRHNARHGCRKRLSPEVIDLLLSHSFPGNARELGNIMEWMLVMSEGNVLRPEDLPLAMRQGGAAQAAAPAEQEGDAASLVYQHGKPLKDILFAVEEECLRQALQRCATMHEAAQMLGMHPTTLWRKLAQHNMGQEGKA, from the coding sequence ATGGGTATTCAACTTTTGCCGCAGCAGCTTGTCCCCCTCATGCCCATCCTGGATGCCATGAGCGATGGTGTCCTTGTGGTGGATGCCAGCGGCAGCATCATTGCCGTCAATAAAAGCATGAGGCGCTTTTACCAGGGGGGCGAGACGCCTTTTCCCGGGTATCCGCTGGCGGATTTCAATGCCGCTGACTGGGTGGAAGCCAAACGGGTCCTGACATCGGGAAAACCGCTGCTGGGGCAGACCATGCACCTGCCTGCGGCCACGGTGGTGGCCAACCGGTTGCCTATCCTGCAAAACGGCAAGGTGGCGGGCGTGGTCTGCGCCATGCAGGAGATCTCATCGCTGGATGCCGTGGTGCGCCAGCTGGGGGCGTATCGGGAGCTGGACAGCCAGCTGAAAGGATTGCTGGAGGCCTTGCCGCAGGCCGTACTGGTGACGGATGCGGAAGGGCGCATCCTGCGGGTCAATGCTCCCTGCTGTCGCTTGTGCGCCATGGAGCGCGACAGCTTGCAGGGGCGCAACGTGCGCGAGCTGGAAAAAGATTTTCCCGAGCTGGCCGTGGAGGTTGCGCACTGCCTCCAGCGGGCCCTGCCTGCCCAGAGCATCGCCCGCTGCCAGGGACGGCCCCTGCTGTTGTGGTCGGTCCCTTCTCTGGACAATCACAAAAAGCCCCGCTTCGTCGTGGTCTCGCTGATGGATCTGGAGCGTTTCGATTATGTGCGCCAGCAGCTGGAAGACAGCCGCCGGAGTGCCGAAGAGGCGGAAGCCGTGGCACACGGGGGCGACATCTTCAGTCAGGTGACCCAGGAAGTGGGCATGGTCGTCCGCAGCGCGGCCATACGTCGCGTGGTCGACAGGGCCATCAAGGTCAGCCAGACGGACAGCTCCGTCCTCCTGCAGGGAGAATCGGGGGTGGGCAAGAGCATGCTGGCGGCCATCGTCCACCGTCTTTCGCCCCGGAAGAGCGGGCCGTTCGTTTCCATCAACTGCGGTGCCATCCCCGAGCAGCTCATGGAGAGCGAGCTTTTCGGCTACGAACGTGGGGCCTTCAGCGGCGCCAATCCCAAGGGCAAGACAGGCTTGCTGGAAGCGGCCCACGGCGGTACGGTCTTTTTTGACGAGATCGGCGAACTTCCCCTGCCCATGCAGGTCAAGCTGCTGGAAGCACTGGACAAGCACGCCTTTTTGCGGGTGGGGGGGACGAAGCCGGTCTCCGTGGATGTCCGCATCGTGGCGGCCACCAACAGGAACCTGGCCGAGGATGTGGAGCAGGGCAGGTTCCGCAAGGACCTTTTTTACCGGCTCAACGTCATCCCGATCCTGATCCCGCCATTGCGGGAACGCAAGGAAGATATCTATGCGCTGGCCCTGGACATGCTGGACAGGCATAACGCCCGGCATGGCTGCCGGAAGCGCCTTTCTCCCGAGGTCATCGACCTGCTGCTTTCTCACTCCTTTCCGGGCAATGCCCGGGAGCTGGGCAATATCATGGAGTGGATGCTGGTCATGTCCGAAGGCAATGTCCTGCGGCCCGAAGACCTGCCCCTCGCCATGCGGCAGGGAGGGGCGGCGCAGGCGGCAGCCCCGGCCGAACAGGAGGGGGATGCCGCGAGCCTGGTCTACCAGCACGGCAAGCCCCTGAAGGACATCCTTTTTGCCGTGGAGGAGGAATGCCTGCGGCAGGCGCTGCAACGCTGCGCGACCATGCATGAGGCGGCCCAGATGCTGGGCATGCATCCCACCACCCTGTGGCGCAAGCTCGCGCAGCACAACATGGGACAGGAAGGTAAGGCGTGA
- a CDS encoding glycyl-radical enzyme activating protein — protein MAYGEAVENLSREMVLVSHIQRGAVQDGPGWRTTVYLKGCPLRCPWCYNAESLHFQQELRYVPQFCIGAAACGRCLEVCRSGGIVPPGPDTDGRPVVRRQLCRVCGECTQVCPSGALSLVGRAMTAADIVQEAEKDRDFYCTSGGGLTLSGGEPLVRPTLAAAVMTLAHQKGLHTAIETCGWFDLDAPENRTALRHCDLLIFDLKHLDSRQHRAFTHMDNSRILENLDRIVREFPALPLWVRTPVVRGFNDNEADIRDMARHVAQLPTVTRHELLPCLPVGEEKYAQLGMVRSQLASVGPDSAQLQELRAVVAACRREARHGRAEGAA, from the coding sequence ATGGCATACGGGGAAGCAGTGGAGAATCTTTCCAGAGAGATGGTCCTGGTCTCCCATATCCAGCGGGGGGCCGTCCAGGACGGGCCCGGCTGGCGGACGACGGTCTATCTCAAGGGCTGCCCCTTGCGCTGCCCGTGGTGCTACAATGCCGAGAGCCTGCATTTTCAGCAGGAATTGCGCTATGTACCGCAGTTCTGCATCGGTGCGGCGGCCTGCGGCAGGTGTCTGGAGGTATGCCGGTCCGGAGGGATCGTCCCGCCGGGACCGGATACGGACGGCAGGCCCGTGGTGCGGCGGCAGCTTTGCCGTGTCTGCGGAGAGTGCACGCAGGTCTGTCCCTCGGGGGCGCTCTCGCTGGTAGGGCGGGCCATGACGGCCGCGGACATCGTGCAGGAAGCGGAAAAAGACAGGGATTTTTACTGCACCTCCGGCGGGGGGCTGACCCTGAGCGGCGGTGAGCCGCTGGTCCGGCCGACCCTGGCCGCCGCAGTCATGACGCTGGCCCATCAAAAGGGACTGCATACCGCTATCGAGACCTGCGGCTGGTTCGATCTGGATGCCCCGGAAAACAGGACGGCCCTGCGGCATTGCGATTTGCTGATCTTCGACCTCAAGCATCTGGACAGCCGCCAGCACCGGGCGTTCACCCATATGGACAACAGCCGGATACTGGAAAATCTGGACAGGATCGTGCGTGAGTTCCCGGCCTTGCCCCTTTGGGTCAGGACCCCGGTCGTCCGGGGCTTCAATGACAATGAGGCGGATATCCGGGACATGGCACGGCATGTGGCCCAGTTGCCCACGGTGACGCGCCACGAGCTTTTGCCGTGCCTGCCGGTGGGGGAAGAAAAATATGCCCAGCTCGGGATGGTCCGTTCCCAGCTGGCCAGCGTTGGTCCCGACAGCGCCCAGTTGCAGGAGCTGCGGGCCGTGGTGGCGGCCTGCCGTCGTGAGGCGCGGCACGGACGGGCAGAAGGGGCGGCGTGA
- a CDS encoding pyruvate formate lyase family protein produces MKTVMTSPRARTARILSRFAGQVPRLSVDRARYFTRSFRTTEHLPLVVRWAKALAHVMENIDVRILPDELIVGRGGPEGRYGILYPELEGAYFATAGSLLESAEDMPHHFSGQDIAVIRDELLPFWAGRTFRESLADAVPLHLRRLLYKDGDIYVPSFIIHETATVRHSLQWVLDYGKVLQRGFCGIYQEAARRLDALDINDPSNNWDKAPFYRAVMILCEGIRSFACRYAALARQQAAACGDTVRREELERIAAICEHVPWQPARTFHEALQAQWFTQLVSRLEQLHGGIISNGRMDQYLYPFYKKDREEGRLDEDQALELLDCLWLNMAQFVRVQPTAAGIQIYEGNAHWEHTCIGGQLADGSDATNELSWLLLRSRREFPLDYPELSLRIHEKTPEDLLQAACAAIREGRGPKFMNDVEIIDLLVRKGAGLEEARDYSGSGYSEVRLINRTTYLTGTTWFNLAAVLEMVLYDGHCSMEGSGRLGLETGDPCAFSTYAAFEEAFFAQLSFILEQVLIQQYVADTLRPAHVAAPLLSSLHDLCMEQGRDINVGRLEGALILGGQIGPTGFATVVDSLAAIRWLVYERRVLDMARLLEALRNNFEGFELERQYCLAAPKFGNQDDRVDDIAARLDRFMVEFCGRHLNYYGGTPEIFYVPVTSHRAMGGVTGATPDGRRAGDALSAGISPGAGCARNGFTAILHSVAACKYERGLARAARMLEIPMPPRAVAGKDGCARMAAFVRTWSRQKHWHLNICMQDALQLLAARNDKEKFYAQMMPFEGYAALPGPLRPEVQAELLRDALEQDIQT; encoded by the coding sequence ATGAAGACTGTCATGACGAGTCCGCGGGCACGTACGGCCCGCATATTGTCCCGCTTCGCGGGCCAGGTGCCTCGCCTGTCGGTGGACAGAGCACGTTATTTCACCCGTTCGTTCCGCACTACCGAGCACCTGCCGCTGGTGGTGCGCTGGGCCAAGGCCCTGGCGCACGTCATGGAGAATATAGACGTGCGGATCCTGCCGGACGAGCTCATCGTGGGCAGGGGCGGGCCTGAAGGGCGCTACGGCATCCTTTATCCCGAACTGGAAGGAGCCTATTTTGCCACCGCCGGCAGCCTGCTGGAGTCGGCGGAAGATATGCCGCATCATTTTTCCGGGCAGGACATCGCCGTCATACGCGACGAGCTGCTGCCCTTCTGGGCCGGCAGGACCTTCCGGGAAAGTCTGGCCGATGCGGTGCCCTTGCATCTGCGCAGGCTCCTCTACAAGGACGGGGACATCTACGTACCGTCCTTCATCATCCACGAGACAGCCACGGTCCGCCATTCCCTGCAGTGGGTGCTGGATTACGGCAAGGTCCTGCAACGGGGCTTTTGCGGCATCTATCAGGAGGCCGCCCGGCGCCTGGATGCCCTGGACATCAACGACCCGTCCAACAACTGGGACAAGGCACCTTTTTACCGGGCGGTGATGATCCTTTGCGAAGGCATACGGAGCTTTGCCTGCCGCTATGCCGCGCTTGCCCGGCAGCAGGCGGCGGCCTGTGGCGATACCGTGCGCCGTGAAGAGCTGGAGCGCATCGCGGCCATTTGCGAGCATGTGCCCTGGCAGCCCGCCCGTACGTTCCACGAGGCCTTGCAGGCCCAATGGTTCACCCAGCTGGTGTCGCGCCTGGAACAGCTGCACGGCGGCATCATCAGCAACGGCCGCATGGATCAGTACCTGTATCCTTTTTACAAGAAGGATAGGGAGGAGGGCCGCCTGGACGAAGATCAGGCCCTGGAGCTGCTGGACTGCCTGTGGCTGAACATGGCGCAGTTCGTGCGTGTCCAGCCGACGGCGGCCGGGATCCAGATCTATGAAGGCAATGCCCACTGGGAACACACCTGCATCGGGGGCCAGCTGGCGGACGGCAGTGATGCCACCAACGAGCTTTCCTGGCTGCTGCTGCGTTCCCGGCGCGAGTTCCCGCTGGATTATCCCGAACTCAGCCTGCGGATCCACGAAAAGACGCCGGAAGATCTGCTGCAGGCGGCCTGTGCCGCCATCCGGGAGGGGCGCGGACCGAAATTCATGAACGATGTCGAGATCATCGATCTGCTCGTGAGGAAAGGGGCCGGCCTTGAGGAGGCGCGTGACTACAGCGGCTCCGGGTACAGCGAGGTGCGTCTGATCAACCGGACGACTTATCTGACCGGCACGACCTGGTTCAACCTTGCGGCCGTGCTCGAGATGGTGCTGTATGACGGGCATTGCAGCATGGAGGGAAGCGGCCGGCTGGGGCTGGAGACAGGCGATCCGTGTGCTTTCAGCACATACGCTGCCTTTGAGGAAGCCTTTTTCGCCCAGCTTTCCTTCATTCTGGAGCAGGTCCTCATCCAGCAATATGTGGCGGATACCCTGCGCCCCGCCCATGTGGCGGCACCGTTGCTTTCCAGCCTGCATGACCTGTGTATGGAGCAGGGCAGGGACATCAACGTGGGCAGACTGGAAGGCGCCCTGATCCTGGGCGGGCAGATCGGCCCTACCGGCTTCGCGACAGTGGTGGATTCGCTGGCGGCCATCCGCTGGCTGGTCTATGAGCGGCGCGTTCTGGACATGGCCCGCCTTCTGGAAGCTCTCAGGAACAACTTCGAAGGTTTCGAGCTGGAGCGTCAGTACTGTCTGGCCGCTCCCAAGTTCGGTAATCAGGATGACAGGGTCGACGACATCGCTGCCAGGCTCGACCGTTTCATGGTCGAGTTCTGTGGCCGCCATCTCAATTATTACGGCGGCACCCCCGAGATCTTCTACGTGCCTGTGACCAGTCACCGGGCCATGGGGGGCGTCACGGGCGCCACGCCTGACGGGCGCCGGGCCGGCGATGCGCTTTCCGCAGGGATCTCGCCGGGGGCGGGCTGCGCCCGCAACGGCTTTACGGCGATCCTGCATTCCGTGGCTGCCTGCAAATATGAGCGGGGCCTGGCCCGTGCCGCCCGCATGCTGGAGATCCCCATGCCGCCGCGTGCGGTGGCTGGTAAGGACGGCTGCGCCAGGATGGCGGCTTTTGTCAGGACCTGGAGCCGGCAGAAGCACTGGCACCTCAATATCTGCATGCAGGATGCCCTGCAGCTGCTGGCCGCTCGTAACGACAAAGAAAAATTCTATGCCCAGATGATGCCTTTCGAGGGCTATGCGGCCCTTCCGGGGCCGCTTCGACCGGAGGTCCAGGCGGAATTGTTGCGGGATGCGCTGGAGCAGGACATCCAGACATGA
- a CDS encoding amidohydrolase — MANHKITIYHDGTILTMDADFPQVEALAVMDGRIVATGSLKDVKQAVGDGADLVSLEGGTLLPGFIDGHSHFCSGGMNRLYAADCAVENMEALKESLRRKLHDDRPSQWVVGHSFDEKGMEEQCYPTREILDEVSTDVPIFFRRVTGHTGIANSKALEIAGITRDTPDPAGGIIGRDAQGEPNGILEGIPAQTLVRKHIPGFTLDEMRAALADDSARYASCGITTAQGGPAFSPMDAELGHKVTELVLDCVHDGTLTIRTVLFIRANDMSRLAPYPNHVPGTDLSGNGRVTMGAAKLWADGDPRGHTGYFLEPYPFVDPAKGADYRGEFLYTVDELVEKILPIHKAGWQIAIHANGDGGIEIVTQAYERLQQLHPRPNARHLVIHCQYPSYSQLQRLKAAGAYPCFFISPLYHWGEIHAGYVGADRVARFCPCHDADELGLPYNLHTDAPITPVDPLIQVCTAVTRTSRKGTVYGPDQAVTVMSALKAVTIHAAFLNFEEHVKGSLTPGKYADMVLLAENPLTVAPEHIKDIAVLRTYVGGDVVYSRS; from the coding sequence ATGGCAAACCATAAGATCACCATTTACCATGACGGTACCATCCTGACCATGGATGCGGATTTCCCCCAGGTCGAAGCGCTGGCCGTGATGGACGGGCGTATAGTGGCCACGGGCTCTCTGAAGGATGTGAAGCAGGCTGTGGGCGATGGCGCCGACCTGGTTTCTCTGGAAGGGGGCACGCTGCTGCCGGGATTCATCGACGGGCACAGTCATTTTTGCAGCGGCGGCATGAACCGTCTGTATGCGGCCGACTGTGCTGTGGAGAACATGGAAGCCCTCAAGGAGAGCCTGCGCCGCAAGCTGCATGACGACCGTCCTTCCCAGTGGGTCGTCGGGCACAGCTTCGACGAAAAAGGCATGGAGGAGCAGTGTTATCCCACCCGCGAGATCCTGGATGAAGTTTCCACGGACGTTCCCATCTTTTTCCGCCGTGTGACGGGCCATACGGGCATCGCCAACAGCAAGGCCCTGGAGATCGCGGGCATCACCCGTGATACGCCCGATCCGGCCGGCGGCATCATCGGCCGTGATGCCCAGGGCGAGCCCAACGGCATCCTGGAAGGCATCCCGGCCCAGACCCTGGTGCGCAAGCACATCCCCGGCTTTACCCTGGACGAGATGCGTGCGGCCCTGGCTGACGACAGCGCCCGCTATGCCTCTTGCGGCATCACCACGGCGCAGGGTGGCCCGGCCTTTTCTCCCATGGATGCGGAACTGGGCCACAAGGTGACCGAGCTGGTCCTGGACTGCGTGCACGACGGCACCCTGACCATCCGTACCGTGCTTTTCATCCGCGCCAATGACATGAGCCGCCTGGCTCCGTATCCCAACCATGTGCCCGGCACGGATCTTTCCGGCAACGGCCGGGTGACCATGGGCGCGGCCAAGCTGTGGGCCGACGGGGATCCGCGCGGCCATACCGGTTACTTCCTGGAGCCCTATCCCTTCGTGGATCCTGCCAAGGGCGCGGATTACCGCGGTGAATTCCTCTATACCGTGGACGAGCTGGTGGAAAAGATCCTGCCCATCCACAAGGCCGGCTGGCAGATCGCCATCCATGCCAATGGCGACGGTGGCATCGAGATCGTGACCCAGGCCTACGAGCGCCTGCAGCAGCTCCATCCCCGTCCCAATGCGCGGCACCTGGTCATCCATTGCCAGTATCCCAGCTACAGCCAGTTGCAGCGTCTCAAGGCTGCCGGGGCCTATCCCTGCTTCTTCATCAGCCCTCTGTACCACTGGGGCGAGATCCATGCCGGTTATGTGGGCGCGGACCGTGTGGCCCGCTTCTGCCCCTGCCATGACGCTGATGAACTGGGCCTGCCCTACAACCTGCATACCGACGCCCCCATCACGCCGGTGGATCCCCTGATCCAGGTCTGCACGGCCGTGACCCGCACCAGCCGCAAGGGCACCGTGTACGGGCCTGACCAGGCCGTGACGGTCATGTCGGCCCTCAAGGCCGTGACCATCCATGCTGCTTTCCTCAACTTCGAGGAGCATGTGAAGGGGTCCCTGACGCCCGGCAAGTACGCCGACATGGTCCTGCTGGCCGAGAACCCCCTGACGGTCGCCCCCGAACACATCAAGGACATTGCCGTGCTGCGCACCTATGTGGGCGGCGATGTCGTGTACAGCCGCTCCTAG
- a CDS encoding MFS transporter, with translation MENQSLIHREANCLSRFDRLPVKSEMLKIIAVLAAVSVVEAFDLGLIGQTVLVLKQIWNLGPAETGLLATCSTIGVVLGTFSCGFLSDRYGRKRVLFWAVFIFTVFTFMGPLMENFYWVVAMRFLSGLGSGAVFPIPYLYISELVGAKQRGVTFAYCNSILVLSYVLPSSFGAWAVATFPLEVAWKLPFLVGGLPIVMLYFIHKYMPESPRWLMRHNRHDEAEALVERLESSLGMEHDKNYMDPAILTAVNEARSGNKPKVSWTMLFKPPYLSRTIVSYSMFSAALVFWYVVMVYAPTILTGKGFQMSSSVLMGGLMMAIGAVAGMVCGHMIEKYGRKPMYIILALLTAGCSILLTMVESLNAWLIVGTALAFFGNAIFSICKLYIAEQYPTELRGTGAGLGEAVSRICGGVLAAYFIAFLIASGNQHAVFWFLAICYLVSTALLAIWGQETMGKSVDATGSSSGK, from the coding sequence ATGGAAAACCAGTCCCTGATACATCGCGAGGCCAATTGCCTGTCCCGCTTCGACCGCCTGCCGGTCAAAAGCGAAATGCTGAAGATCATCGCCGTGCTGGCCGCGGTGAGCGTGGTGGAAGCCTTTGACCTGGGCCTGATCGGCCAGACCGTGCTGGTCCTCAAGCAGATCTGGAACCTCGGCCCGGCGGAGACCGGCCTGCTGGCCACCTGCTCCACCATCGGTGTGGTGCTGGGCACCTTCAGCTGCGGCTTCCTTTCGGACCGTTATGGTCGCAAGCGCGTCCTTTTCTGGGCCGTGTTCATCTTCACGGTCTTCACCTTCATGGGCCCCCTGATGGAGAACTTCTACTGGGTCGTGGCCATGCGCTTCCTGAGCGGCCTTGGTTCGGGCGCCGTCTTCCCCATCCCGTACCTGTACATTTCCGAGCTGGTGGGGGCCAAGCAGCGCGGCGTCACCTTTGCCTACTGCAATTCCATCCTCGTGCTCTCCTATGTGCTGCCGTCTTCCTTCGGCGCCTGGGCCGTGGCCACCTTCCCGCTGGAAGTGGCCTGGAAGCTGCCCTTCCTCGTGGGTGGTCTGCCCATCGTGATGCTATACTTCATCCACAAGTACATGCCGGAATCTCCCCGCTGGCTCATGCGCCACAACCGTCATGACGAAGCCGAGGCCCTGGTGGAACGCCTGGAAAGCAGCCTGGGCATGGAGCATGACAAGAACTACATGGATCCCGCCATCCTGACCGCCGTGAACGAAGCCCGCTCCGGCAACAAGCCCAAGGTCAGCTGGACCATGCTCTTCAAGCCCCCGTACCTGAGCCGCACCATCGTGTCCTACTCCATGTTCTCGGCCGCCCTGGTGTTCTGGTACGTGGTCATGGTCTATGCGCCCACCATCCTCACGGGCAAGGGCTTCCAGATGTCCAGCTCCGTGCTGATGGGCGGCCTGATGATGGCCATCGGTGCCGTGGCCGGCATGGTCTGCGGCCACATGATCGAAAAGTACGGCCGCAAGCCCATGTACATCATCCTGGCCCTGCTGACCGCCGGTTGCAGCATCCTGCTGACCATGGTGGAGAGCCTCAATGCCTGGCTCATCGTGGGTACGGCCCTGGCCTTCTTCGGCAATGCCATCTTCTCCATCTGCAAGCTCTACATCGCCGAACAGTATCCCACGGAACTGCGCGGTACGGGCGCCGGTCTCGGCGAAGCCGTGAGCCGCATCTGCGGCGGCGTGCTGGCGGCCTACTTCATCGCCTTCCTCATCGCCTCCGGCAACCAGCACGCGGTGTTCTGGTTCCTGGCCATCTGCTACCTCGTCTCCACGGCGCTCCTGGCCATCTGGGGACAGGAGACCATGGGCAAGAGCGTGGACGCCACGGGCAGCTCCAGCGGCAAGTAG